A stretch of Rhodoferax potami DNA encodes these proteins:
- a CDS encoding acetyl-CoA hydrolase/transferase family protein has translation MPTASRIQHPAFQAKIMSAEAAAALIPVGANVGMSGFTGSGHPKAVPQALAQRMDALHAAGEDFQIGLWTGASTAPELDGALAQAHGVSMRLPYQSDPTVRKQINAGQMQYTDIHLSHVAQLAWFGFLGPLKVAVVEVAGILPDGRLIPSSSVGNNKTWLDLADHIILEVNSHQHAGLEGMHDIYYGTRIPPHRQPIPLVAPGDRIGDCYLHCDPAKVIAVVETSEHDRNSPFSPPDETSERIAGHIINFLQQEVNAGRLPADLLPLQSGVGNIANAVLIGLNRGPFNHLSAYTEVLQDGMLEMIKSGKLTMASATALSFSPAALDEFNANIDFYRERIVLRPQEMSNHPEVIRRLGLIAMNAMIEADIYGNVNSTHIMGSSIMNGIGGSGDFARNAYLSFFMTPSTAKDGAISCIVPMVSHTDHTEHDVEIIVTEQGLADLRGKSPTQRAQLVIEHCAHPDFRPALRDYFNRALQTAPGRHTPHILNEALSWHDRFVKTGRML, from the coding sequence ATGCCAACGGCCAGCCGTATTCAACATCCTGCCTTTCAGGCCAAGATCATGTCTGCAGAAGCCGCAGCCGCGCTCATCCCCGTTGGCGCCAATGTGGGCATGAGCGGCTTTACCGGCTCCGGCCACCCCAAGGCAGTGCCGCAGGCGCTAGCCCAGCGGATGGACGCCTTGCACGCCGCGGGCGAAGACTTTCAAATCGGCCTGTGGACTGGTGCCTCCACCGCGCCCGAGCTGGATGGCGCGCTGGCCCAAGCGCACGGCGTCTCCATGCGCCTGCCTTACCAGTCCGACCCCACGGTGCGCAAGCAGATCAACGCCGGGCAGATGCAGTACACCGACATCCACCTCTCGCATGTGGCGCAGCTGGCGTGGTTCGGATTTCTCGGGCCACTCAAAGTGGCGGTGGTGGAAGTGGCGGGCATCCTGCCGGACGGACGGCTGATTCCCTCGTCCTCGGTGGGCAACAACAAGACCTGGCTGGACCTGGCCGACCACATCATTCTGGAAGTCAACAGCCATCAGCACGCCGGGCTGGAGGGCATGCACGACATTTACTACGGCACCCGCATTCCGCCGCACCGCCAGCCGATCCCGCTGGTGGCACCCGGGGACCGTATTGGCGACTGCTACCTGCACTGCGACCCGGCCAAGGTGATTGCGGTGGTGGAAACCAGCGAGCACGACCGCAACTCGCCCTTTTCTCCCCCGGATGAAACCTCCGAACGTATTGCCGGCCACATCATCAACTTCTTGCAGCAAGAGGTAAACGCCGGCCGCCTGCCGGCCGACCTGCTGCCGCTGCAGAGCGGCGTAGGCAATATTGCCAACGCGGTGCTCATCGGGCTGAACCGAGGCCCGTTCAACCACCTGAGCGCCTACACCGAGGTGCTGCAAGACGGCATGCTGGAGATGATCAAGTCCGGCAAGCTGACCATGGCCTCAGCCACGGCGCTCTCGTTCAGCCCGGCGGCGCTGGACGAGTTCAACGCCAATATCGATTTCTACCGCGAGCGCATCGTTCTGCGCCCGCAAGAGATGAGCAACCACCCCGAGGTGATACGCCGCCTGGGGCTGATTGCCATGAACGCGATGATCGAGGCAGACATCTACGGCAACGTGAACTCCACCCACATCATGGGCAGCAGCATCATGAACGGCATTGGCGGCTCAGGCGACTTTGCCCGCAACGCTTACCTGTCGTTCTTCATGACGCCCTCGACCGCCAAAGACGGCGCCATCTCGTGCATCGTACCCATGGTTTCGCACACCGACCACACCGAGCACGATGTGGAGATCATCGTCACCGAACAAGGCCTAGCCGACCTGCGCGGCAAGTCGCCCACCCAGCGGGCCCAACTCGTCATCGAGCACTGCGCCCACCCCGACTTCCGCCCCGCCCTGCGCGATTACTTCAACCGCGCCCTGCAAACAGCCCCCGGCCGCCACACCCCGCACATCCTGAACGAGGCGCTGTCGTGGCACGACCGGTTTGTGAAGACGGGGCGGATGCTTTGA
- a CDS encoding DMT family transporter: MAEHTQQQVLKGIGLAILAMACFATLDTTTKWVSLSAPLMVAMFFRYAFQALATTAIELPRQGRALLQTEHLGLHIARGGLLLATSIFAFLSLKHMPVGEFTAIVLLTPLIVTLLAARMLHEKVSRLRLLLVAGGFAGTLAIVRPKGADFNWALLFPVCVVLANAGFQLLTSRMARTEDPMTMQFYTGWTGALVAAVALPFAWAPITSPAVWSGLLLMGFLGSLGHFIFIQAFKRAPVAVLMPYMYAQIAFAMLGGWLMFSHVPDHWTLAGMGLIAVCGAAGAWLTAHESRAAAEAPEH, from the coding sequence ATGGCCGAACACACGCAGCAACAAGTATTGAAGGGCATCGGCCTGGCCATTCTGGCCATGGCCTGCTTTGCCACCTTGGATACCACCACCAAATGGGTGTCGCTGAGTGCCCCGCTGATGGTGGCCATGTTTTTCCGCTATGCGTTTCAGGCCCTCGCCACCACGGCGATTGAGCTGCCCCGGCAGGGGCGCGCCTTGCTGCAGACCGAGCATTTGGGCTTGCACATCGCGCGTGGCGGTTTGTTGCTGGCGACCAGCATCTTTGCGTTTCTGAGCCTCAAGCACATGCCGGTGGGCGAGTTCACCGCCATCGTGCTGCTGACCCCGCTCATCGTGACACTGCTGGCCGCCCGCATGCTGCATGAAAAAGTGTCGCGCCTGCGCTTGTTGCTCGTGGCCGGCGGGTTTGCCGGTACCTTGGCGATCGTGCGGCCTAAAGGAGCAGATTTCAATTGGGCGCTGCTGTTTCCAGTGTGCGTGGTGCTGGCCAATGCAGGCTTTCAGCTGCTCACTAGCCGCATGGCCCGCACCGAAGACCCGATGACCATGCAGTTCTACACCGGCTGGACCGGTGCATTGGTGGCTGCGGTGGCATTGCCCTTTGCATGGGCGCCTATCACTTCGCCAGCGGTTTGGAGTGGCCTGCTGTTGATGGGCTTTCTGGGGAGTCTGGGCCACTTCATCTTCATCCAGGCTTTTAAGCGCGCGCCGGTGGCGGTGCTCATGCCCTACATGTATGCCCAGATTGCGTTTGCCATGCTCGGTGGTTGGTTGATGTTCTCCCACGTGCCTGACCACTGGACCTTGGCTGGCATGGGGCTGATTGCGGTGTGCGGCGCGGCAGGGGCGTGGCTCACCGCGCATGAAAGCCGGGCCGCGGCGGAGGCGCCGGAGCACTGA
- the ffh gene encoding signal recognition particle protein, whose product MASALTDKLSRLVKDLRGQGRITESNVTDMLREVRMALLEADVALPVVRDFIARVKEKALGQEVLGSLQPGQVLVSIVNRELSATMGEGVSDINLAAQPPAVILMAGLQGAGKTTTTAKLAKHLIEKRKKKVLTVSGDVYRPAAIEQLKTVTAQAGAEWFPSTPDQNPVDIGRAALDYAKKHFFDVLLVDTAGRLAIDEALMAEIKNLHAALNPVETLFVVDAMQGQDAVNTAKAFKEALPLTGIILTKTDGDSRGGAALSVRQITGAPIKFAGTSEKLDGLEVFDAERHAGRILGMGDIVALVEQVTAGVDIEAAKKLADKVKSGAGFDLNDFLAQIQQMKQMGGLSSLMDKLPAAMAAKAGQVDMDKAEKDIKRKEGIIHSMTPLERRKPELIKATRKRRIAAGAGVHVQEVNRMLKEFEQMQEMMKKMKGGGMMKMMKRLGGMKGMPKMPF is encoded by the coding sequence ATGGCCTCCGCTCTTACCGACAAACTTTCCCGCCTCGTTAAAGACCTGCGAGGCCAGGGGCGTATCACCGAGTCCAACGTCACCGACATGCTGCGCGAAGTGCGCATGGCGCTCCTGGAGGCCGACGTGGCCCTGCCGGTGGTGCGCGACTTCATTGCCCGGGTGAAAGAAAAAGCACTGGGACAAGAGGTGCTGGGCTCCTTGCAGCCCGGCCAGGTGCTGGTGAGTATCGTCAACCGCGAACTCTCCGCCACCATGGGCGAAGGCGTAAGCGACATCAACCTCGCTGCCCAGCCGCCCGCGGTGATCTTGATGGCCGGTTTGCAAGGTGCCGGTAAAACCACCACCACCGCCAAGCTCGCCAAACACTTGATCGAAAAGCGCAAAAAGAAAGTGCTCACGGTATCCGGCGACGTGTACCGCCCCGCGGCGATTGAGCAGTTGAAGACGGTGACTGCGCAGGCTGGCGCGGAGTGGTTCCCTTCCACGCCCGATCAAAACCCGGTCGACATCGGCCGTGCCGCGTTGGACTACGCCAAAAAGCACTTCTTTGATGTGCTGCTGGTCGACACCGCAGGCCGCTTGGCGATTGACGAAGCCTTGATGGCGGAAATCAAAAACCTGCATGCAGCGTTGAACCCGGTCGAAACGCTGTTCGTGGTAGACGCCATGCAGGGCCAAGATGCGGTCAACACTGCCAAGGCCTTCAAGGAAGCCCTGCCACTGACCGGCATCATCCTCACCAAGACCGATGGCGACTCGCGTGGTGGTGCTGCGCTGTCAGTACGCCAGATCACCGGCGCACCCATCAAGTTTGCCGGTACCAGCGAAAAGCTAGATGGACTAGAGGTGTTCGACGCCGAGCGCCACGCCGGCCGCATTCTGGGCATGGGCGACATCGTGGCGCTGGTGGAGCAGGTTACCGCCGGTGTAGACATCGAAGCCGCCAAAAAGCTGGCGGACAAGGTCAAGAGTGGCGCAGGTTTCGACCTGAATGACTTTTTGGCCCAGATCCAGCAAATGAAGCAGATGGGCGGCCTCTCCAGCCTGATGGACAAGCTGCCTGCCGCCATGGCGGCCAAGGCCGGCCAGGTGGACATGGACAAGGCCGAGAAAGACATCAAGCGCAAGGAAGGCATCATCCACAGCATGACGCCGCTGGAGCGCCGCAAACCCGAGCTCATCAAGGCCACGCGCAAGCGCCGCATCGCTGCCGGTGCGGGCGTGCACGTGCAGGAAGTCAACCGCATGCTCAAAGAGTTTGAGCAAATGCAAGAGATGATGAAGAAGATGAAGGGCGGCGGCATGATGAAGATGATGAAGCGGCTCGGGGGCATGAAAGGCATGCCCAAGATGCCCTTCTGA
- a CDS encoding cytochrome C assembly family protein, with amino-acid sequence MILASASPTSLALSVLAACSYAWPALRAAHLSSNAARAWVAWAWFLHGAALAWGLLLPPTYFGFATALSMTAWVVAAVYAIESQIYPQLQTRWALSAVGAAAVLLACIFPGAPLPSTATIWLPTHLAFGVASYGLFGTAVVHAWLMSRAEARIRQAADPHSGLPLLTLERLTYRFVAAGFVLLTATLGMGYLFGDVVYGKGHAWHWDHKTVFSVLSWITFAVLLLGRARFGWRGKRAVAVLYTGSVLLLLGYVGSRFVLEVLLGRSA; translated from the coding sequence ATGATTTTAGCCAGTGCGTCCCCCACCAGCTTAGCCTTGTCGGTTTTGGCGGCCTGTTCTTATGCGTGGCCGGCACTCAGGGCCGCGCACCTGAGCTCCAACGCAGCCCGTGCATGGGTGGCGTGGGCCTGGTTTTTGCACGGGGCGGCACTCGCCTGGGGCCTGCTTTTGCCGCCCACCTACTTTGGTTTTGCCACCGCACTCTCCATGACGGCGTGGGTCGTGGCTGCGGTGTACGCGATTGAAAGCCAGATTTACCCGCAACTCCAAACCCGGTGGGCCTTGTCTGCAGTGGGTGCGGCGGCGGTGCTGTTGGCCTGCATTTTCCCGGGCGCCCCCCTGCCCAGCACGGCAACCATTTGGTTGCCGACGCACCTGGCCTTTGGCGTCGCCAGCTACGGGCTGTTTGGTACTGCCGTAGTGCACGCGTGGTTGATGAGTCGCGCAGAGGCCCGCATCCGCCAAGCCGCAGACCCGCACAGTGGTTTGCCCTTGTTGACTCTGGAGCGACTGACCTACCGGTTTGTCGCGGCCGGGTTCGTACTGCTGACTGCCACGCTAGGCATGGGCTATCTGTTTGGCGATGTGGTCTATGGCAAAGGCCACGCATGGCACTGGGATCACAAAACCGTCTTCTCGGTACTGTCGTGGATCACGTTTGCCGTCTTGCTGCTGGGCCGCGCACGCTTCGGCTGGCGGGGCAAACGCGCCGTGGCGGTGCTCTACACCGGCAGTGTGCTGTTGTTGCTGGGGTATGTGGGGTCCCGGTTTGTGCTCGAAGTCTTGTTGGGCCGGTCGGCATGA
- a CDS encoding PP0621 family protein, producing the protein MKNLVILLVIFGVIWYWRSQKAKRPPTAPPPEAPPKAGSVAMGACAYCKLHVPASELVQGQRGAYCSAEHLRLAENG; encoded by the coding sequence ATGAAGAACCTGGTGATCCTGCTGGTCATCTTCGGGGTGATCTGGTACTGGCGCAGCCAGAAAGCCAAGCGCCCGCCCACTGCACCGCCGCCGGAGGCGCCGCCCAAGGCAGGCAGCGTCGCCATGGGGGCTTGTGCGTATTGCAAGCTGCATGTGCCCGCTAGCGAATTGGTGCAAGGCCAGCGTGGCGCCTATTGCAGCGCGGAACACCTGCGCTTGGCAGAAAACGGATGA
- a CDS encoding sensor histidine kinase: MTNDPGENSWFGASSLEAPPEQTPDTSDFKRLWQAFMTARWVLGAALVGLQTTLFVTSTTHSKTLLVITAVYFVSTLGARLLLQPRPLGGAFSKTWGVLIGIDVLVFSALQWLNGNNLNYTPLFALPVLLASVLGSLRLALGTAAGVTMLLLGGASWTQLVNDIDNPAAFAQAGLSGIGYFAVAFLANQLATRLANEGHRARQNQLAASIQREVNELVIEAMPEGVVIVDQRGIVRAANPAARALLGDEDRLRSALFDLKADPAWRPLLLLTRLSHGSGQSQEAEVELVHDHGSALKVLARTRLAAPQGIGEDSLCVLFLQDQRHAEARIRTEKMASMGRMSTAVAHEIRNPLAAIAQANALLSEELQDPKQLRLTTMVSQNAKRLGKIVDDILNVARARTTSAGEHDALYGLSETVHRMAQDWAQHKSIGGLIGIDIDPRPHAVRFDPEHLRQVLINLLDNALRYASKQLEAVQITVTYTDTAACVSVWSDGARMDQTVERHLFEPFFSSESRSSGLGLYISRELCERHGATLRYQRSARIRSGQLHEGNDFTLTLSLIKGPMTQDTDGNSLWQASLY; encoded by the coding sequence ATGACGAACGACCCGGGCGAAAACTCTTGGTTTGGTGCGTCATCGCTGGAGGCGCCCCCCGAGCAAACGCCGGACACCAGTGACTTCAAGCGCCTATGGCAGGCCTTTATGACCGCGCGCTGGGTGCTGGGAGCCGCTTTGGTGGGCCTGCAAACCACGTTGTTTGTCACCAGCACCACACACAGCAAAACCTTGCTGGTCATCACCGCGGTGTACTTCGTCAGTACGCTGGGGGCGCGCTTGCTATTGCAACCCCGGCCTTTGGGCGGTGCGTTCAGCAAAACCTGGGGCGTGCTGATCGGAATTGATGTTCTGGTTTTTTCAGCGCTGCAGTGGCTCAACGGCAACAACCTGAACTACACACCCCTGTTCGCCTTGCCGGTGTTGCTGGCCTCGGTGCTGGGCTCGCTGCGGCTGGCATTGGGCACGGCGGCTGGCGTGACTATGCTGCTGCTGGGCGGCGCCAGCTGGACACAGCTGGTCAACGACATCGACAACCCGGCTGCGTTTGCCCAGGCGGGGCTCAGCGGCATTGGCTACTTTGCGGTGGCCTTTTTGGCCAACCAACTGGCAACTCGCTTGGCCAATGAGGGGCACCGGGCCCGGCAAAACCAATTGGCAGCCTCCATCCAACGTGAGGTGAACGAGTTGGTCATTGAGGCAATGCCCGAGGGGGTCGTCATTGTGGATCAGCGCGGAATCGTGCGGGCCGCGAACCCGGCGGCTCGTGCCCTGCTGGGCGACGAAGACCGGCTGCGCTCCGCACTCTTTGACCTGAAGGCAGACCCGGCATGGCGCCCGCTGTTGCTACTCACCCGGCTGAGCCACGGGAGTGGCCAAAGCCAGGAAGCCGAGGTGGAACTCGTGCACGACCACGGCAGTGCGCTCAAGGTACTGGCGCGGACCCGGCTCGCGGCGCCTCAAGGCATCGGCGAGGACAGTCTGTGTGTGCTGTTTTTGCAAGACCAGCGCCATGCGGAGGCCCGCATCCGCACCGAAAAGATGGCCAGTATGGGGCGCATGTCGACCGCCGTAGCCCACGAAATACGCAACCCCTTGGCCGCGATTGCGCAGGCAAATGCGCTGTTGTCTGAGGAGCTGCAGGATCCTAAGCAACTGCGCCTGACTACGATGGTGAGCCAGAATGCCAAGCGGCTGGGCAAAATCGTGGACGACATTTTGAATGTGGCCCGTGCCCGCACCACATCTGCAGGCGAACACGACGCCCTGTATGGCCTGAGCGAGACGGTTCACCGCATGGCGCAAGACTGGGCACAACACAAGAGCATTGGCGGGCTGATAGGTATCGACATTGACCCCCGTCCACACGCAGTGCGCTTTGACCCGGAGCACCTGCGCCAAGTTCTGATTAATCTGCTCGACAACGCGCTGCGCTACGCGAGCAAACAGCTGGAAGCTGTGCAAATCACGGTGACCTACACCGACACTGCGGCTTGCGTCTCGGTGTGGAGCGACGGAGCCCGTATGGACCAGACGGTGGAGCGGCATTTGTTTGAGCCGTTTTTCTCGTCCGAGAGCCGCTCCAGCGGCTTAGGGCTGTACATTTCACGCGAACTCTGCGAACGCCACGGTGCCACCCTGCGGTACCAACGCAGCGCCCGCATCCGGAGTGGGCAACTCCACGAAGGCAATGACTTCACGCTGACACTGAGCCTTATCAAGGGCCCCATGACCCAGGACACCGACGGCAACTCTCTATGGCAAGCATCCCTGTACTGA
- a CDS encoding sigma-54-dependent transcriptional regulator codes for MASIPVLNNARILVVDDEPDLRTLYELTLLREGHQVDTAASVHEALDAVAAHKYDLVITDMRLPDGMGIDILHALRELKSKERCIVITAYGSAENAVESLKAGAFDYLTKPVDLKQFRSAVMAALGGTSPGAGAHTERSVKGPADTGTEGAKALDQLVGRSHTMVALKERIAKVARSMAPVLIRGESGTGKELAARALHANSHRASGPWVAVNCSAIPESLLEAEFFGARKGAYTGATQDRPGFFQAAHGGTLFLDEIGDLPLAMQAKLLRAIQERKIRPLGSNQEESVDVRLVSATHKDLVAEVAAQHFRQDLYYRLNVIDLQLPPLRERRDDLEALCRALVARICEETGVPAPSLSANLLAQLKALPLPGNVRELENLLHRALALSEGDVLELDTHGHEFEPAGLGATDLPAPVAPASEPGSFSIPADLQSHLDAQEREILIHVLRETRFNRTAAAQRLGISLRQIRYRMERLSIDAPEHDDGKPE; via the coding sequence ATGGCAAGCATCCCTGTACTGAACAACGCCCGCATCCTGGTGGTCGATGATGAGCCGGACCTGCGGACCTTGTATGAGCTCACACTACTGCGCGAAGGCCATCAGGTAGACACCGCTGCCTCGGTACACGAGGCCCTGGATGCAGTCGCCGCCCATAAATATGACTTAGTGATCACCGATATGCGCCTGCCCGACGGCATGGGTATCGACATCCTGCACGCTCTGCGTGAGCTCAAAAGCAAAGAGCGCTGCATTGTGATTACGGCGTATGGCTCGGCCGAGAATGCGGTCGAGTCGCTAAAGGCCGGCGCATTTGATTACCTGACCAAGCCCGTGGACTTGAAGCAGTTCCGCAGCGCGGTCATGGCAGCCTTGGGTGGCACCAGCCCTGGCGCTGGCGCACACACCGAGCGATCTGTTAAGGGCCCTGCCGACACTGGCACTGAAGGCGCCAAAGCGCTGGATCAGTTGGTAGGGCGATCCCACACCATGGTGGCCCTGAAGGAGCGTATTGCCAAGGTGGCGCGCAGCATGGCGCCGGTGCTGATCCGGGGCGAGTCGGGCACCGGCAAAGAGCTGGCTGCGCGAGCCCTGCATGCCAACAGTCACCGGGCCTCCGGGCCATGGGTGGCGGTCAATTGCAGTGCCATTCCGGAGTCTTTGCTGGAAGCGGAGTTTTTCGGCGCCCGCAAGGGTGCCTATACCGGCGCGACCCAAGACAGGCCAGGTTTTTTCCAGGCGGCACACGGCGGCACGTTGTTTTTGGATGAAATCGGCGACTTGCCTCTGGCGATGCAAGCCAAGCTGTTGCGGGCAATTCAGGAGCGAAAAATCCGCCCTCTCGGCAGCAACCAGGAGGAGAGTGTGGATGTCCGCCTGGTCAGCGCCACCCACAAAGATCTGGTGGCGGAGGTTGCGGCACAGCACTTTCGCCAGGACTTGTATTACCGCTTGAACGTGATCGACCTGCAGCTGCCACCGCTGCGGGAGCGCAGAGACGACTTGGAGGCCCTCTGCCGGGCACTGGTCGCCAGAATTTGTGAAGAGACGGGTGTGCCGGCGCCCTCGCTCTCAGCAAACCTGCTCGCGCAATTGAAAGCGCTGCCGCTCCCGGGCAACGTCAGGGAGTTGGAAAACCTGCTGCATCGCGCGTTGGCGTTGTCTGAAGGCGATGTTTTGGAACTCGACACCCATGGCCACGAATTCGAGCCCGCTGGTTTGGGCGCGACGGATCTGCCCGCCCCCGTGGCACCGGCGTCTGAGCCCGGCTCGTTCAGCATCCCCGCCGATTTGCAAAGCCATTTGGACGCTCAGGAGCGTGAAATCCTGATCCACGTCCTGCGTGAGACCCGTTTCAACCGGACCGCTGCAGCCCAGCGCTTGGGCATCAGTTTGCGGCAAATCCGTTACCGGATGGAGCGCTTGTCCATCGATGCGCCCGAACATGACGATGGAAAACCGGAATAA
- the ampD gene encoding 1,6-anhydro-N-acetylmuramyl-L-alanine amidase AmpD has product MENRNNPPRGATGSWSEGWWSEALHEASPNFGSRPADADTDLVVLHSISLPPGEYGGDGVRQLFTNTLNWDAHPYYQTIRGMEVSSHFFVTRTGTVCQFVSCDARAWHAGASTYRGKPNCNDNSIGIELEGMDNDLFTAHQYESLERLCAAIAQNYAIRYVAGHEHIAPGRKTDPGPGFEWERLKLWGAISDWELPAPWQESHKS; this is encoded by the coding sequence ATGGAAAACCGGAATAACCCCCCCCGAGGTGCGACCGGCAGCTGGTCAGAAGGCTGGTGGAGCGAAGCGCTCCACGAGGCCTCGCCCAATTTCGGCTCACGGCCTGCAGATGCAGACACCGACTTGGTAGTACTGCACTCTATCTCGCTGCCCCCCGGCGAATATGGAGGCGACGGTGTGCGCCAACTATTCACCAATACCCTGAACTGGGATGCGCACCCGTATTACCAAACGATCCGGGGCATGGAAGTCTCCAGCCATTTCTTTGTGACGCGCACGGGCACTGTGTGCCAGTTTGTCAGTTGCGATGCACGTGCCTGGCACGCGGGCGCATCCACCTATCGCGGAAAACCCAATTGCAACGACAACTCGATTGGCATTGAGTTGGAGGGCATGGACAACGACTTGTTTACCGCCCATCAATACGAGAGCTTGGAGCGCTTGTGTGCGGCAATCGCGCAGAACTATGCAATCCGGTACGTCGCGGGCCATGAGCATATTGCGCCCGGCAGGAAGACCGACCCGGGTCCCGGATTCGAGTGGGAACGACTGAAGCTCTGGGGTGCAATTTCGGACTGGGAGTTACCCGCTCCATGGCAAGAAAGCCACAAGTCTTGA